The following coding sequences are from one Streptomyces dengpaensis window:
- a CDS encoding PP2C family protein-serine/threonine phosphatase — MRRAERRPLRRALSLGLPTFWGAMAITYKMTCPLAQQNGMSARIATSAVFFAAGTGLMLHMRRVLLREVRQLRKVAGAAQNVLLRPLPPRIDGLNIAAAQLSADRGASLGGDLYEVIATEHGVRIVMGDVRGHGIGAIGTVAAVLGSFREAVHDEPELGSVLRRLERALARHLRERARAEHPSAGLDPDSAVAEEFVTVLLLEIRRDGEVYALNCGHPWPYLLRGHVEPAGGDEPAVACGHVERLAGGEPLPPLGPFPLPAELTAVHCGQLLPGEGLFLHTDGVEDARDVHGRFFPLPAVLTEAVRVQPVSPPSVLRAVLTQVLRHTGGMPADDVALLVLRNDRRRVPVQHGASVAHRVT, encoded by the coding sequence GTGCGCCGGGCCGAGCGGCGGCCGTTGCGCCGGGCGCTGAGCCTCGGGCTGCCCACCTTCTGGGGCGCGATGGCGATCACGTACAAGATGACCTGTCCGCTCGCGCAGCAGAACGGGATGAGCGCCCGGATCGCCACCAGCGCCGTCTTCTTCGCCGCCGGTACGGGCCTGATGCTGCACATGAGAAGGGTGCTCCTGCGGGAGGTGAGGCAGCTCCGCAAGGTCGCGGGCGCGGCCCAGAACGTACTGCTGAGACCGCTGCCTCCGCGCATCGACGGGCTGAACATCGCCGCGGCCCAGCTGTCGGCGGACCGGGGCGCGAGCCTCGGCGGTGACCTGTACGAGGTGATCGCCACCGAGCACGGCGTACGGATCGTCATGGGCGACGTCCGCGGGCACGGAATCGGCGCCATCGGGACCGTCGCCGCCGTCCTCGGCAGCTTCCGCGAGGCCGTGCATGACGAGCCCGAACTCGGCAGCGTCCTCAGACGCCTCGAACGCGCGCTGGCCCGGCATCTGCGCGAGCGGGCCCGCGCCGAGCACCCCTCGGCGGGGCTCGATCCGGACAGCGCGGTCGCCGAGGAGTTCGTCACCGTGCTGCTGCTGGAGATCCGCCGCGACGGCGAGGTCTACGCCCTCAACTGCGGTCACCCGTGGCCGTATCTGCTGCGCGGCCATGTCGAACCGGCCGGCGGCGATGAACCGGCCGTCGCGTGCGGCCATGTCGAGCGGCTGGCGGGCGGGGAACCCCTGCCCCCGCTGGGGCCGTTCCCGCTCCCGGCTGAGCTGACCGCCGTGCACTGCGGTCAACTGCTGCCCGGCGAGGGGCTCTTCCTGCACACCGACGGAGTGGAGGACGCGCGCGACGTACACGGCCGGTTCTTCCCGCTGCCGGCCGTGCTCACCGAAGCCGTCCGTGTCCAGCCCGTCTCACCCCCGTCCGTCCTGCGCGCCGTCCTCACCCAAGTCCTGCGCCACACCGGCGGGATGCCCGCCGACGACGTCGCGCTGCTCGTCCTGCGCAACGACCGCCGACGCGTCCCCGTACAGCACGGCGCCTCCGTCGCGCACCGGGTGACGTGA
- a CDS encoding carboxymuconolactone decarboxylase family protein, whose product MSGSTTREERFKHGLEVLNRVDGQAGQRVVDALSDINPELGHQVVAWAFGDIYDRPGLAPRDRQLVTLGILTALGGCEAQLDVHVNAALNVGLSPEEIVEALLHSAVYCGMPKALNATFAAKKVFAERGLLPVGQQPTAGDSPA is encoded by the coding sequence GTGAGCGGCTCCACCACCCGCGAAGAGCGCTTCAAGCACGGTCTGGAGGTCCTCAACCGCGTGGACGGCCAGGCCGGTCAGCGGGTCGTCGACGCGCTCTCGGACATCAACCCCGAACTCGGCCACCAGGTCGTCGCCTGGGCCTTCGGCGACATCTACGACCGGCCCGGACTCGCCCCGCGCGACCGCCAGTTGGTGACGCTCGGCATACTCACCGCCCTCGGCGGCTGCGAGGCCCAGCTCGACGTGCACGTCAACGCGGCCCTGAACGTGGGCCTTTCACCTGAGGAGATCGTCGAGGCCCTGCTGCACTCCGCCGTGTACTGCGGCATGCCCAAGGCACTCAACGCCACGTTCGCCGCGAAGAAGGTCTTCGCCGAGCGTGGGCTGCTGCCGGTCGGACAGCAGCCCACGGCAGGGGACAGCCCCGCTTGA
- a CDS encoding PLP-dependent aminotransferase family protein, with protein MHERSSVGHLANQLRRELNRYSPGGKLPSSRALVERFRVSPVTVSRALAQLAAEGLVVTRPGAGAFRAQPRTGAAPVGDTSWQEVALSADAATELVPRTVDASGVLVSLAAPPPGVIEFNGGYLHPSLQPERAMGAALSRAGRRPGAWSRPPMEGLPELREWFARGIGGAVTAAEVLITAGGQSGLTTALRALAPPGAPVLVESPTYPGMLAIARAAGLRPVPVPVDADGVKPALLADAFKATGARVFVCQPLFQNPTGAVLAPERRGEVLRIARDAGAFVVEDDFVRRLVHEDAGPLPRPLAAEDPDGVVVHVGSLTKATSPSFRVSALAARGPVLERLRAIQVVDTFFVPRPLQEAALELVGSPAWPRHLRSVSAELRTRRDTMTTALRLTLPELALPRIPLGGYHLWLRLPDGTDESALVAAALRAGVAVTPGRPYFSAEPPAAHLRLSFAAAAGTEEIKEGVRRLRAAYQGLSPSGV; from the coding sequence ATGCATGAGCGTAGCAGTGTGGGACATCTGGCGAATCAGCTGCGTCGGGAGCTGAATCGCTACTCACCAGGTGGAAAGCTGCCGTCGAGCCGAGCGCTCGTCGAGCGGTTCCGGGTGAGCCCGGTGACCGTGTCACGGGCGCTGGCGCAGCTCGCCGCCGAGGGGCTGGTGGTCACCCGGCCCGGCGCCGGCGCGTTCCGGGCACAGCCGCGCACGGGCGCCGCGCCCGTCGGGGACACCTCCTGGCAGGAGGTCGCGCTCAGCGCGGACGCCGCCACCGAACTCGTACCGCGCACGGTGGACGCGTCCGGCGTTCTCGTCTCGCTCGCCGCCCCGCCGCCCGGCGTCATCGAGTTCAACGGCGGCTATCTGCACCCGTCGCTCCAGCCGGAGCGGGCGATGGGCGCGGCCCTGTCCCGGGCCGGGCGCCGCCCGGGTGCCTGGTCCCGGCCGCCCATGGAGGGGCTCCCGGAACTGCGCGAGTGGTTCGCGCGGGGGATCGGCGGCGCGGTCACCGCCGCCGAGGTGCTGATCACGGCGGGCGGCCAGTCCGGGCTGACCACCGCGCTGAGGGCGCTCGCCCCGCCGGGTGCGCCGGTGCTGGTCGAGTCGCCCACCTACCCCGGCATGCTGGCGATCGCCCGCGCGGCCGGGCTCAGGCCGGTACCCGTGCCGGTCGACGCGGACGGGGTGAAACCCGCGCTGCTCGCCGACGCCTTCAAGGCGACCGGTGCCCGGGTCTTCGTCTGCCAGCCGCTGTTCCAGAACCCGACCGGCGCCGTGCTGGCCCCCGAGCGGCGGGGCGAGGTGCTGCGCATCGCGCGCGATGCCGGGGCGTTCGTCGTCGAGGACGACTTCGTACGCCGTCTCGTGCACGAGGACGCGGGGCCGCTGCCGCGGCCGCTGGCGGCCGAGGACCCCGACGGAGTCGTCGTGCACGTCGGCTCGCTGACCAAGGCGACCTCGCCGAGCTTCCGGGTGAGCGCACTGGCCGCGCGGGGGCCGGTACTTGAGCGGCTGCGCGCCATCCAGGTCGTCGACACCTTCTTCGTGCCGCGCCCGCTGCAGGAGGCCGCGCTCGAACTCGTCGGCTCGCCTGCCTGGCCCCGCCATCTCCGTTCCGTGTCCGCCGAGTTGAGAACCCGTCGGGACACAATGACCACCGCGCTCCGCCTGACCCTCCCCGAACTCGCCCTCCCGCGCATCCCGTTGGGCGGCTACCACCTCTGGCTCCGCCTCCCCGACGGCACGGACGAGTCCGCCCTGGTGGCCGCCGCCCTCCGCGCAGGCGTAGCGGTCACCCCCGGCCGCCCCTACTTCAGCGCGGAGCCCCCGGCCGCGCACCTCCGGTTGAGCTTCGCGGCGGCGGCGGGGACGGAGGAGATCAAGGAGGGGGTAAGGAGACTGAGGGCGGCATACCAGGGGCTCAGCCCGTCCGGCGTTTGA
- a CDS encoding 3-hydroxybutyryl-CoA dehydrogenase: MTDIERVGVVGCGQMGAGIAEVCARAGLDVMVAETTGEALEIGRTRLFNSLSKAAERGKISEEELTATQDRLNFTTDLGEFADRDLVIEAVVENEQVKTEIFQVLDQVVTRQDAILASNTSSIPLVKLAVATSRPDQVIGIHFFNPAPVQKLVELIPALTTSEGTLSRAQLFAEKALGKHAIRAQDRSGFVVNALLIPYLLSAIRMFESGIASREDIDNGMEMGCAHPMGPLKLSDLIGLDTVASVAYSMYEEFKEPLYAAPPLLQRMVDAGRLGRKTGSGFYTYD; this comes from the coding sequence GTGACCGACATCGAACGCGTCGGAGTGGTGGGCTGCGGCCAGATGGGAGCGGGCATTGCCGAGGTGTGCGCCCGCGCCGGTCTGGACGTCATGGTCGCCGAGACCACTGGCGAGGCCCTGGAGATCGGCCGTACCCGGCTCTTCAACTCGCTCTCCAAGGCGGCCGAGCGCGGCAAGATCTCCGAGGAGGAGCTCACGGCCACCCAGGACCGGCTGAACTTCACCACGGACCTCGGCGAGTTCGCCGACCGCGACCTGGTGATCGAGGCCGTCGTCGAGAACGAGCAGGTGAAGACCGAGATCTTCCAGGTGCTCGACCAGGTGGTGACCCGGCAGGACGCGATCCTCGCCTCCAACACCTCCTCGATCCCGCTGGTGAAGCTGGCGGTCGCCACGTCGCGTCCCGACCAGGTGATCGGCATCCACTTCTTCAACCCGGCCCCGGTGCAGAAGCTGGTCGAGCTGATCCCGGCCCTCACCACCTCCGAGGGCACCCTCAGCCGCGCCCAGCTGTTCGCCGAGAAGGCGCTCGGCAAGCACGCCATCCGCGCCCAGGACCGCTCGGGCTTCGTGGTCAACGCGCTGCTGATCCCGTATCTCCTCTCCGCGATCCGGATGTTCGAGTCGGGCATCGCGAGCCGCGAGGACATCGACAACGGCATGGAGATGGGCTGCGCCCACCCGATGGGTCCGCTCAAGCTGTCCGACCTGATCGGCCTCGACACGGTGGCCTCGGTCGCGTACAGCATGTACGAGGAGTTCAAGGAGCCGCTGTACGCCGCTCCCCCGCTGCTCCAGCGCATGGTGGACGCGGGCCGGCTGGGCCGTAAGACGGGCTCGGGCTTCTACACCTACGACTGA
- the pheT gene encoding phenylalanine--tRNA ligase subunit beta, translating into MRVPLSWLREYVDLPATRTGRDVQAKLISAGLEVETVEQLGADLKGPLVVGQVLTIEELEGFKKPIRFCTVDVGQANGTGEPQEIVCGARNFSVGDKVVVVLPGAVLPGNFAIAARKTYGKTSHGMICSGDELGMGDDGSHGIIVLPPETEVGKDAIELLELVDEVLDIAVTANRGDCLSIRGVAREAAIAYGLPLSDPALIDVPGPNEFGYPVEVSDPAGCDRFTARTVTGLSPEARSPIWLQRRLQKVGMRPISLAVDVTNYVMMELGQPLHAYDRNLVQGTIGVRRAQEGEKLVTLDGVERKLHAEDLVITDERGPIGLAGVMGGANTEIADHDDLENATSDVVIEAAHFDQVAIARTARRHKLSSEASRRFERGVDPQAAAAAAQRTADLLVLLAGGTAEAGVTEVITPSGPHTIALPADHPDQVAGVDYGREIVVRRLQGVGCDVYGQDELIVTVPSWRPDLLEPNDLAEEVIRLEGYENLPSTLPKPEPGRGLTHRQRLHRRAGRALAGAGYVEAPNYPFVSEQVFDQLGLAADDPARRVVKLVNPLNDEEPALRTSLLPGLLGALRRNNGRGSHDLALFETGLVFHPREEQSAAGHLPVDRRPTDEEIAALNAVLPEQPRHAAVVLAGAREQGGWWGEGRPADWADAIEAARLLARETGAELIVRKGQYGPWHLGRTAELAVVVDGAERVIGYAGELHPGVLKTLGLPARTCAMELNLDALDQAGDGTPQAPSISSFPVATQDVALVVDQAVPHADVEAALREGAGELLESIRLFDVYENAEQLGEDKKSLAYALRFRAPDRTLTVDEASAARDAAVALAAERTEAVLRGA; encoded by the coding sequence ATGCGGGTCCCGCTTTCTTGGCTGCGGGAGTACGTCGACCTGCCGGCGACTCGGACCGGGCGCGACGTCCAGGCCAAGCTCATTTCCGCAGGTCTCGAGGTCGAGACCGTCGAGCAGCTCGGCGCCGACCTCAAGGGCCCGCTGGTCGTGGGCCAGGTGCTGACCATCGAGGAGCTGGAGGGCTTCAAGAAGCCGATCCGCTTCTGCACCGTCGACGTCGGCCAGGCCAACGGGACCGGTGAGCCCCAGGAGATCGTCTGCGGTGCCCGCAACTTCTCCGTCGGCGACAAGGTCGTCGTGGTGCTGCCGGGGGCCGTGCTGCCCGGCAACTTCGCGATCGCCGCGCGCAAGACGTACGGCAAGACGTCCCACGGCATGATCTGCTCCGGCGACGAGCTGGGCATGGGCGACGACGGTTCGCACGGCATCATCGTGCTGCCGCCGGAGACCGAGGTCGGCAAGGACGCCATCGAGCTCCTGGAACTGGTCGACGAGGTCCTGGACATCGCCGTCACCGCCAACCGCGGCGACTGCCTGTCCATCCGCGGCGTCGCCCGCGAGGCCGCCATCGCCTACGGCCTGCCGCTGAGCGACCCGGCCCTGATCGACGTCCCGGGCCCGAACGAGTTCGGCTACCCGGTCGAGGTCTCCGACCCCGCAGGCTGCGACCGCTTCACCGCCCGTACGGTCACCGGTCTGAGCCCCGAGGCGCGCTCCCCGATCTGGCTGCAGCGCCGCCTGCAGAAGGTCGGAATGCGCCCGATCTCGCTGGCCGTCGACGTCACCAACTACGTGATGATGGAGCTCGGCCAGCCGCTGCACGCCTACGACCGCAACCTGGTCCAGGGCACCATCGGCGTGCGCCGTGCCCAGGAGGGCGAGAAGCTCGTCACCCTGGACGGCGTCGAGCGCAAGCTGCACGCCGAGGACCTGGTGATCACCGACGAGCGTGGTCCCATCGGTCTCGCCGGTGTCATGGGCGGCGCCAACACCGAGATCGCCGACCACGACGACCTCGAGAACGCGACCTCCGACGTGGTCATCGAGGCCGCCCACTTCGACCAGGTCGCGATCGCGCGCACCGCCCGCCGCCACAAGCTGTCCTCCGAGGCGTCCCGCCGCTTCGAGCGCGGCGTCGACCCGCAGGCGGCCGCCGCCGCGGCGCAGCGCACCGCCGACCTGCTGGTGCTGCTCGCGGGCGGCACCGCCGAGGCCGGTGTCACCGAGGTCATCACGCCCTCCGGGCCGCACACCATCGCACTGCCGGCCGACCACCCGGACCAGGTCGCGGGCGTCGACTACGGCCGCGAGATCGTCGTACGGCGTCTGCAGGGGGTCGGCTGCGACGTGTACGGGCAGGACGAGCTGATCGTCACCGTGCCGTCCTGGCGGCCCGACCTCCTTGAGCCGAACGACCTGGCCGAGGAGGTCATCCGCCTCGAGGGTTACGAGAACCTGCCCTCCACGCTGCCCAAGCCGGAGCCGGGCCGCGGTCTGACGCACCGGCAGCGGCTGCACCGCCGCGCCGGCCGCGCCCTGGCAGGGGCCGGGTACGTCGAGGCGCCGAACTACCCGTTCGTCAGCGAGCAGGTCTTCGACCAGCTCGGCCTGGCGGCCGACGACCCGGCCCGCCGCGTCGTCAAGCTGGTCAACCCGCTCAACGACGAGGAGCCCGCGCTCCGTACGTCGCTGCTGCCGGGCCTGCTCGGCGCACTGCGCCGCAACAACGGCCGGGGCTCGCACGACCTCGCGCTGTTCGAGACCGGCCTGGTTTTCCACCCGCGTGAGGAGCAGTCCGCCGCCGGCCACCTGCCCGTCGACCGCAGACCGACCGACGAGGAGATCGCCGCGCTGAACGCCGTGCTGCCCGAGCAGCCGCGCCATGCCGCCGTGGTCCTCGCGGGCGCCCGCGAGCAGGGCGGCTGGTGGGGCGAGGGCCGCCCGGCCGACTGGGCCGACGCCATCGAGGCCGCGCGCCTTCTCGCCCGCGAGACCGGGGCCGAACTGATCGTCCGCAAGGGCCAGTACGGGCCCTGGCACCTCGGCCGTACGGCCGAGCTGGCGGTCGTCGTGGACGGCGCCGAGCGGGTCATCGGGTACGCCGGTGAGCTGCACCCCGGCGTTCTGAAGACCCTGGGCCTGCCCGCGCGCACCTGCGCGATGGAGCTGAACCTGGACGCCCTGGACCAGGCGGGCGACGGCACCCCGCAGGCGCCGAGCATCTCCTCGTTCCCGGTGGCCACCCAGGACGTCGCCCTGGTCGTCGACCAGGCGGTCCCGCACGCGGACGTCGAGGCCGCGCTGCGCGAGGGTGCGGGTGAACTCCTGGAGTCCATCCGGCTGTTCGACGTCTACGAGAACGCCGAGCAGCTCGGCGAGGACAAGAAGTCCCTGGCCTACGCGCTGCGCTTCCGCGCTCCCGACCGCACGCTGACGGTCGACGAGGCGTCCGCGGCCCGCGACGCCGCCGTCGCGCTGGCGGCCGAGCGCACCGAGGCGGTGCTGCGCGGAGCGTAG
- a CDS encoding histidine phosphatase family protein codes for MHRVTFVAAARSSSLLAERFEDDRPLDQAGWDEVQRAAPELVSLAVAELRYCSPTPRSRATGDALGYAPLVQPALRDCDMGRWRGFTLGEAMAREPAAVDAWLADPRSTPHGGESLLTFIARVGAWLDTRPSDDGGRIVAVAEPSVIRAALVYALMAPPTSYWNIDVRPLSTTTVTGRAGRWNLRFDGAFSQSTRA; via the coding sequence ATGCATCGGGTCACTTTCGTAGCCGCCGCACGCAGCTCCTCGCTGCTGGCGGAACGCTTCGAGGACGACCGGCCACTGGACCAGGCCGGCTGGGACGAAGTGCAGCGCGCCGCCCCCGAGCTGGTGTCGCTGGCGGTGGCCGAGCTGCGCTACTGCTCACCGACGCCCCGCAGCCGGGCCACCGGCGACGCCCTGGGCTACGCGCCGCTCGTGCAGCCGGCCCTGCGCGACTGCGACATGGGCCGCTGGCGCGGCTTCACCCTGGGCGAGGCGATGGCCCGCGAACCCGCGGCCGTGGACGCCTGGCTCGCCGACCCGCGCTCCACGCCGCACGGCGGCGAATCGCTGCTGACCTTCATCGCTCGCGTCGGCGCCTGGCTCGACACCCGGCCCTCCGACGACGGCGGGCGGATCGTCGCCGTGGCCGAACCCTCGGTGATCCGGGCCGCCCTGGTCTACGCCCTGATGGCACCGCCCACGTCATACTGGAACATCGATGTACGTCCCCTGTCGACGACCACCGTCACGGGCCGCGCGGGCCGCTGGAACCTGCGCTTCGACGGAGCGTTCTCTCAGTCCACGCGCGCGTAG
- a CDS encoding DUF6314 family protein — MGEFWPVPDVLAYLAGSWRVKRSVRDLASGDEGRFEGTTMFGHLDGGGLLHRESGTFVWRGVSRPAERTLRFLPGRLRGTVDVRFADGRPFHDLDLTTGRYVADHPCAADLYRGEFTVRDENHWRTVWRVRGPAKDLVLSTDYARVD, encoded by the coding sequence ATGGGCGAGTTCTGGCCAGTGCCCGATGTGCTGGCGTACCTGGCCGGGAGCTGGCGCGTGAAGCGGTCGGTGCGGGATCTGGCGAGCGGCGACGAGGGCCGCTTCGAAGGAACCACGATGTTCGGTCACCTCGACGGAGGCGGCCTGCTGCACCGGGAGTCCGGCACGTTCGTCTGGCGGGGCGTCTCCCGCCCCGCCGAGCGGACCCTGCGCTTCCTGCCGGGCCGGCTGCGCGGCACGGTGGACGTGCGGTTCGCGGACGGGCGCCCCTTCCACGACCTGGACCTGACCACCGGGCGGTACGTCGCCGACCATCCGTGCGCGGCGGACCTCTACCGGGGTGAGTTCACCGTCCGGGACGAGAACCACTGGCGGACCGTGTGGCGCGTGCGGGGGCCCGCGAAGGACCTGGTGCTCAGCACCGACTACGCGCGCGTGGACTGA
- a CDS encoding DUF1918 domain-containing protein, which yields MRATVGDQLVQHGRVVGQHDKVGKITEVMGAEGTPPYRVKFEDGHEGVCSPGPDTEIRHQNQKNK from the coding sequence ATGCGCGCAACCGTGGGCGACCAGCTTGTGCAGCACGGCAGGGTTGTCGGGCAGCACGACAAGGTCGGGAAGATCACCGAGGTCATGGGAGCGGAAGGCACTCCGCCGTACCGCGTGAAGTTCGAGGACGGGCACGAGGGAGTGTGCTCACCGGGCCCCGATACCGAAATCCGCCACCAGAACCAGAAGAACAAGTAA
- a CDS encoding transcriptional regulator, with the protein MQPNTLLDAILDEAGISHAGLAAHVNQAGRARGLALRYEHTAVARWLKGQRPRGQVPDLICEVLASRLHRPVTLDDIGLGVPGEPSAPHGTSLSGFVERATALWRSDEQQRPHILGAPAVTGTPAVMPVWEWENPPEDVDVSRGGRHNVSMADIEMLRAARAHYEQMYRKAGGIATRTRIVGFLNSETAPLLRGSYTDATGRQLHRATGGLVAIAGICAYDSDAHGLAQRYFHQALRLAKASGDRGLGAYVIALLVNQALFMREYRQAVAFAEAALRAAGRHITPALASDLFAMQAKAYAHLGDGSSALSCIRRAEQAAERIRRGYEPDETGYVQPGLVNVQVAEALLSLGDLVAAGEHAVAAVDNPAHDRGRVHRLAMLSQIELRQGNADKAVATAVQMAEQARGMESQRLRDRLRAVREYLVRSDCAGTAEAAELIDGALRVPL; encoded by the coding sequence ATGCAGCCCAACACTCTGCTCGACGCGATTCTCGACGAGGCCGGCATCTCGCACGCGGGACTCGCCGCCCATGTCAACCAGGCGGGGAGAGCGCGCGGTCTCGCGCTCAGATACGAACACACCGCCGTGGCACGCTGGTTGAAGGGGCAGCGGCCGCGCGGCCAGGTGCCCGACCTGATCTGCGAGGTGCTCGCAAGCCGACTGCACCGGCCCGTCACGCTCGACGACATCGGCCTCGGCGTGCCCGGCGAGCCGTCCGCCCCGCACGGCACCTCGCTCTCCGGCTTCGTCGAACGCGCCACCGCCCTGTGGCGATCCGACGAGCAGCAGCGCCCGCACATCCTCGGCGCACCCGCCGTCACCGGAACGCCCGCCGTGATGCCCGTGTGGGAGTGGGAGAACCCGCCCGAGGACGTGGACGTCTCCCGCGGCGGACGCCACAACGTCAGCATGGCCGACATAGAGATGCTGCGCGCGGCCCGCGCCCACTACGAGCAGATGTACCGCAAGGCGGGCGGCATCGCGACCCGCACCCGCATAGTCGGCTTCCTCAACTCGGAGACCGCGCCCCTGCTGCGCGGCAGCTACACCGACGCCACCGGCCGCCAACTCCACCGCGCGACCGGCGGACTGGTCGCCATCGCGGGCATCTGCGCGTACGACTCCGACGCGCACGGACTCGCCCAGCGCTACTTCCACCAGGCGCTGCGCCTGGCGAAGGCCAGCGGCGACAGGGGACTTGGGGCCTACGTCATCGCCCTGCTCGTCAACCAGGCGCTGTTCATGCGCGAGTACCGGCAGGCCGTCGCCTTCGCCGAGGCCGCGCTGCGCGCCGCCGGACGGCACATCACTCCGGCGCTCGCCTCCGACCTCTTCGCGATGCAGGCCAAGGCGTACGCACACCTCGGCGACGGCAGCAGCGCGCTGTCCTGCATCCGGCGTGCCGAACAGGCAGCCGAGCGCATCCGGCGCGGTTACGAGCCCGACGAGACCGGCTATGTCCAGCCGGGCCTGGTCAACGTTCAGGTGGCGGAGGCGCTGCTCAGCCTCGGCGACCTCGTCGCGGCGGGCGAGCACGCCGTGGCCGCCGTCGACAACCCGGCCCACGACCGGGGACGCGTGCACCGGCTCGCCATGCTCAGCCAGATCGAGCTGCGCCAGGGCAATGCCGACAAAGCGGTGGCCACCGCGGTCCAAATGGCCGAGCAGGCACGGGGAATGGAGTCCCAGCGACTGCGCGACAGACTGCGCGCGGTGCGCGAATACCTGGTGCGCAGCGACTGCGCGGGCACGGCCGAGGCCGCCGAACTCATCGACGGAGCATTGCGCGTACCGCTCTAG
- a CDS encoding NUDIX hydrolase: MQWTKQNEQTVYANRWFSVNLADVELPDGRHLDHFLIRLRPVAVATVVNEANEVLLLWRHRFITDSWGWELAAGVVDDGEDITVAAARELEEETGWRPGPLRHLMSVEPSNGLTDARHHIYWADEGTYIGHPVDDFESDRREWVPLKLVPDMVARGEVPAANMAAALLLLHHLRLGPDALP, encoded by the coding sequence GTGCAGTGGACGAAACAGAACGAACAAACTGTGTATGCAAACCGCTGGTTCAGCGTCAATCTCGCAGATGTGGAGCTGCCGGACGGTCGGCACCTCGATCACTTCTTGATACGGCTGCGGCCCGTTGCCGTGGCCACGGTGGTGAATGAGGCCAATGAGGTGCTGCTCCTGTGGCGGCACCGCTTCATCACCGACAGCTGGGGATGGGAACTCGCGGCGGGCGTCGTCGATGACGGCGAGGACATCACCGTCGCGGCCGCCCGCGAACTGGAGGAGGAGACCGGCTGGCGGCCGGGACCCCTACGGCATCTGATGAGCGTCGAGCCCTCCAACGGACTCACCGACGCCCGGCACCACATCTACTGGGCCGACGAAGGCACGTACATCGGACACCCCGTGGACGACTTCGAGTCCGATCGCCGGGAATGGGTTCCCTTGAAACTCGTCCCCGACATGGTCGCCCGCGGCGAGGTCCCGGCCGCCAACATGGCTGCCGCACTGCTCCTTCTGCACCATCTCAGGCTCGGGCCGGACGCGTTGCCCTGA
- a CDS encoding DMT family transporter gives MRTQSSAIAPTEIAVSAPTRGTSADRRSGTLQAALGVTAFSLTFPATAWGLEGFGPWSLVAVRSVLAAVIAGGCLLALRVPVPGRRHWAGLAVVAAGVVLGFPLLTTLALQTSTTAHAAVVVGLLPLTTALLSALRTGARPSRMFWFAALTGAAAVIAFTVQQSGGALTGADAYLFGALLICAAGYTEGGRLARVMPGWQVIGWALVLCLPPAVPGALLALSYEPVRLTAHSVTGLLWVAAGSQFLGLVVWYRGMASIGIPKASQLQLAQPLLTLVWSVLLLGEQLTPAAPLTAAAVLVCIALTQRARG, from the coding sequence ATGAGAACACAGAGTAGCGCTATCGCCCCGACCGAGATAGCGGTGAGCGCACCCACACGGGGTACGTCGGCGGACCGCCGCTCCGGCACCCTGCAGGCCGCCCTCGGTGTCACCGCCTTCTCCCTCACCTTCCCGGCGACGGCCTGGGGCCTGGAGGGCTTCGGCCCCTGGTCCCTGGTGGCCGTGCGCAGCGTCCTCGCGGCGGTGATCGCGGGCGGCTGTCTGCTGGCGCTGCGCGTTCCCGTACCGGGACGCCGGCACTGGGCGGGGCTCGCCGTCGTCGCGGCCGGGGTCGTGCTCGGCTTCCCGCTGCTGACGACGCTCGCGCTGCAGACGTCGACCACCGCCCACGCGGCCGTGGTCGTCGGACTGCTGCCGCTGACGACCGCGCTGCTGTCGGCGCTGCGCACCGGGGCGCGGCCCTCGCGGATGTTCTGGTTCGCGGCCCTCACGGGCGCGGCCGCGGTGATCGCGTTCACCGTTCAGCAGAGCGGTGGCGCGCTGACCGGCGCGGACGCGTATCTCTTCGGGGCGCTGCTGATCTGCGCGGCGGGTTATACGGAGGGCGGCCGGCTGGCGCGGGTCATGCCGGGCTGGCAGGTCATCGGCTGGGCGCTGGTCCTGTGTCTTCCGCCGGCTGTGCCGGGCGCGCTCCTCGCACTGTCGTACGAGCCGGTGCGGCTGACGGCGCACAGCGTGACGGGGCTGCTGTGGGTGGCGGCAGGGTCGCAGTTCCTCGGTCTGGTCGTCTGGTATCGCGGCATGGCGTCGATCGGGATTCCCAAGGCCAGCCAGTTGCAGCTTGCTCAGCCACTGCTCACACTGGTGTGGTCGGTACTGCTTCTTGGCGAGCAGCTCACACCGGCCGCACCCCTGACGGCCGCGGCCGTACTGGTCTGCATCGCGCTCACCCAGCGGGCGCGGGGCTGA